In Leishmania braziliensis MHOM/BR/75/M2904 complete genome, chromosome 18, the following proteins share a genomic window:
- a CDS encoding putative rab7 GTP binding protein, with protein MPMKRQLLKIIILGDSGVGKTSLMHQYVSHTFDSRYKATIGADFLSKDVEVNGRVVTLQIWDTAGQERFQSLGSAFYRGADACILVFDVTQQESFAHIGSWMEEFSIQAGRRDSVLVGNKTDLEDRRQVASKTVQAWCAKQNAAAANANNGAGAGADDSAAPEMKYFETSAKENAGVEDAFIAVAQLALAKKATVEETTPMPQTVNLNQAQTPQTTSSSACSC; from the coding sequence ATGCCGAtgaagcggcagctgctgaagatCATCATCTTGGGCGACAGCGGTGTCGGCAAGACGTCGCTCATGCATCAATACGTGAGCCACACGTTTGACAGCCGCTACAAGGCGACCATCGGCGCTGACTTTCTTTCGAAGGACGTGGAGGTGAACGGACGCGTGGTGACACTGCAAATCTGGGACACGGCCGGCCAAGAACGTTTCCAGTCACTCGGCTCCGCCTTCTACCGCGGTGCAGACGCGTGCATCCTTGTCTTCGACGTGACGCAGCAGGAGTCATTCGCGCACATTGGCTCATGGATGGAGGAGTTCAGCATCCAGGCGGGCCGCCGCGACAGCGTGTTGGTGGGCAACAAGACAGACCTGGAGGATCGGCGCCAGGTGGCCAGTAAGACAGTGCAGGCGTGGTGCGCGAAGCAGAACGCGGCGGCTGCCAATGCGAACaacggcgccggtgccggcgCGGATGATAGCGCGGCGCCAGAAATGAAGTACTTCGAGACGTCCGCGAAAGAGAACGCCGGTGTCGAGGATGCCTTTATCGCTGTGGCACAGCTGGCTCTGGCCAAGAAGGCAACGGTCGAGGAGACGACCCCGATGCCGCAGACGGTGAACCTGAACCAAGCCCAGACCCCGCAGAccaccagctcctccgcctgcagctgctaa
- a CDS encoding putative ARP2/3 complex subunit, with translation MVSVSCVTCTALGSDSGSTGPRLASASPPLAALAFSHDGTLVAYAVRRGKALPRDGKCEDACCIVIANTNASAHCACSTWSVPGTAVAPFSQWTVLQILSGGHDAPITALAWCQRTGALLSTSADRGACVWVPRADAEAAKQPLQASKGETHGVTHIEGENARSPSVVSADAPFCAVPQLAVLSAEVRLCPTCVAWSAKGTKLYIGTSGGTVAVGRYDPRHKWWICRLLDDHRPTLQADLSAEAVSPSPTRACSVTALAAHPVENARLAVARLDGTVQVLSTHIKSVDSALGDAGRGAHGDSAGAAATPFSYVYLSHLLPCWVYGMAWSPSGQQLAVVGHDSGLHVWDWGAAPSSPLGGGRSSKGDCSGDGSSKCAAVHTAMWLCQLPLLRCEFASEDVLVAIGFEGRLCAFKSAAASTQLGVRSQRTWKMVSEHAVTQRVDGAQSAADASAHPPSSETAHLAATGRGDETTARGQSSAPSSSSSTNNNAAGCAIASSARQHVAERSPHTSPVDLLVRIPSSEKASTADSMDATFVSAGPDGPVHLWRVCHTTITGSRDVPLPPDR, from the coding sequence ATGGTATCGGTGAGCTGTGTGACGTGCACCGCTTTGGGGAGTGACAGCGGGTCCACGGGGCCTCGACTGGCGTCGGCATCACCACCGCTTGCCGCACTTGCCTTTAGCCATGATGGCACGCTGGTGGCCTATGCGGTGCGCCGTGGGAAGGCGCTCCCACGCGATGGCAAATGCGAGGACGCGTGCTGCATCGTGATCGCCAACACAAACGCCTCTGCGCACTGTGCGTGTAGCACTTGGAGCGTACccggcaccgctgtcgcaCCCTTTTCGCAGTGGACAGTGCTGCAGATTCTCTCCGGCGGTCACGACGCGCCCATCACCGCGTTAGCGTGGTGCCAGCGCACAGGCGCCCTCCTCTCTACGAGTGCGGACcgcggtgcgtgtgtctgggtGCCGCGTGCGGATGCGGAAGCTGCAAAGCAGCCTTTGCAAGCGTCGAAGGGGGAAACGCACGGTGTCACTCATATCGAGGGAGAAAACGCGCGCTCGCCTTCGGTTGTCTCAGCGGATGCCCCATTTTgtgcggtgccgcagctcgcCGTGCTGAGCGCCGAGGTGCGGCTGTGCCCGACCTGTGTGGCGTGGAGCGCGAAAGGGACGAAGCTGTACATCGGCACCTCCGgcggcaccgtcgccgtTGGCCGCTACGACCCGCGGCATAAGTGGTGGATCTGCCGACTCCTCGACGACCACCGCCCCACTCTGCAAGCTGACCTGTCAGCTGAGGCGGTGTCACCATCGCCtacgcgcgcgtgctcgGTCAcggcactggcagcgcaTCCCGTCGAGAACGCGAGACTTGCCGTTGCGCGCCTCGATGGAACGGTGCAAGTCCTCTCTACACACATCAAGAGCGTAGACAGCGCGCTGGGAGACGCCGGACGAGGTGCACATGGCGACAgcgcaggtgcagctgcaacgCCTTTTAGTTACGTGTACCTCTCACACCTCCTTCCTTGCTGGGTGTACGGTATGGCCTGGAGCCCCTCtgggcagcagctggcagTGGTGGGTCATGACAGTGGCCTCCACGTGTGGGACTGGGGCGCTGCGCCATCCTCGCCTCTAGGAGggggccgcagcagcaagggcGACTGCTCCGGCGATGGCTCTAGCAAAtgtgcagcagtgcacaCGGCGATGTGGCTTTGCCAGCTCCCGCTGCTACGGTGCGAGTTCGCCTCGGAAGACGTACTTGTGGCCATCGGATTCGAAGGACGGCTTTGCGCCTTCAagtcggcagcagcgtcgacgcAGCTGGGTGTCCGGAGTCAGCGAACGTGGAAGATGGTGTCGGAACACGCGGTGACGCAACGGGTGGATGGCGCGCAGAGTGCTGCGGATGCGTCGGCGCATCCGCCGTCTAGTGAAACAGCGCACCTAGCTGCCACGGGCAGAGGGGATGAGACAACCGCCCGCGGGCAATCATCGGCGCCAAGTTCATCCAGCTCCACAAACAATAATGCAGCGGGCTGCGCCATTGCTTCATCTGCTCGGCAGCACGTCGCCGAGCGTTCTCCACACACGTCGCCTGTTGACCTGCTGGTACGCATTCCCTCGAGCGAGAAGGCCTCCACCGCTGATTCGATGGACGCAACGTTTGTGTCAGCCGGGCCCGACGGTCCCGTGCACCTCTGGCGAGTGTGCCACACGACCATCACCGGCAGTAGGGACGTACCCCTTCCCCCTGATAGGTGA
- a CDS encoding putative dolichyl-P-Man:GDP-ManGlcNAc2-PP-dolichyl beta-1,4-mannosyltransferase encodes MFQYEDLMWLISFPLVCAIILWFSLDLAVLVRVGGGRRRRANARRAIERLIMSSPVLRASSVAQPTSRDSTPNIDCPSQRPSGSALPEHVGMSGNGSSSDNEEGHGEQHRASPPGITGSVTARTIPRHQQRVRQVVIPAALRIATRAVVRRAVVLVGGDFARSPRMQYHAASLARSGLFDEVLLVGLDHGNQLSEDLLMSGEPQPERFVTRDDSAAAKEMEHTVYDVQARLESPELRPGCGCIVSTRYLIAPPSPPEWLQTVFPLISLHWVVCTLYRLVTLTGLFIFQTMCTTATRINEHGQLLVTDLIFIQTPPAIPFVLLVKYFVCPLAFVYNMLLYYGVVVPAAWMNPGAMRDVRQQCRLQSLRFTSAAGRSADSRCRSLAILRRFSIPSLLGTRSWVFYPTIVVDWHNFGHTILEQNHRPTAAVQLYKLFEMHVCAGHVNVTVSQAMRRALECAYPWLRRQSAIAADAPLQHHGSTSVAASASSQAEGALSTAVVSPTAVIVLYDVAPSFFRPVQHSRCVRDVLARLLRRHRAADPLPSHASASTPAKGSGNSGAYTLVSKADLETMGWGISGPPAWVYADAAAESVAASALSTLAAAPATMATPSRRGIMVVGSTSWTEDDNYSVLIQALQRLDHRLRHEVSYGSGNGSSSGPVDLWVLITGKGTARQRFEDAVRAAKLSSHVVVSTYYAQSYQEYSLLLGAADVGLCLHFSSSGLDLPMKGADMIGVGLPVIAMQYPAIGELIGAVTRVLTTQVVCLRNGAVNPQEASQVSSGYAKAVQPSLQECERGWSFRNDTDLAFLLSSFVGLPPTSESVRDGGSSPSRLSPTPLSVMKQRAYEARLHAHTWEENWRQVLLPVLKQVV; translated from the coding sequence ATGTTCCAGTATGAGGACCTCATGTGGCTCATCAGCTTCCCGCTGGTGTGCGCCATCATACTGTGGTTTTCACTCGATCTTGCCGTGCTGGTGCGAGTCGGCGGTGGCCGGCGAAGACGTGCCAACGCGCGTCGCGCAATCGAGCGGCTTATCATGAGCAGTCCGGTGTTGAGGGCTTCGTCGGTGGCACAGCCAACGTCGCGCGACTCCACCCCCAACATTGATTGTCCCTCTCAACGACCTAGCGGTAGCGCCTTGCCAGAGCACGTAGGCATGAGCGGAAAcggtagcagcagcgacaacgagGAAGGACATGGGGAACAGCACCGCGCGTCACCACCAGGAATTACCGGCTCCGTAACAGCAAGAACAATACCACGCCATCAACAGCGCGTGCGGCAGGTGGTTATCCCCGCAGCGCTCCGCATTGCTACACGAGCTGTGGTGCGCCGTGCTGTTGTTCTCGTCGGCGGAGACTTTGCGCGGTCACCGCGGATGCAATACCACGCGGCGAGTCTGGCGCGTAGCGGTCTCTTCGACGAGGTACTGCTGGTCGGGCTCGATCACGGAAATCAACTTAGCGAGGACCTTCTCATGAGCGGGGAACCGCAACCGGAACGCTTCGTCACCCGGGAtgactcagcagcagcgaaggagaTGGAGCACACGGTCTACGACGTGCAAGCTCGACTTGAGTCGCCAGAACTTCGACCAGGCTGTGGCTGTATTGTGTCGACGCGCTACCTAATAGCCCCTCCGTCGCCGCCTGAGTGGTTACAGACAGTGTTTCCCTTGATCTCCTTGCACTGGGTTGTCTGCACACTCTACCGCCTTGTGACGCTCACCGGTCTCTTCATCTTCCAAACCATgtgcaccactgccacccGCATCAACGAGCATGGGCAACTATTAGTCACGGACCTCATCTTCATCCAGACACCACCGGCAATCCCCTTTGTCCTTCTTGTCAAGTACTTCGTGTGCCCCTTGGCGTTTGTGTACAACATGCTGCTCTACTACGGTGTGGTGGTGCCAGCCGCCTGGATGAACCCTGGTGCGATGCGGGACGTACGACAGCAATGCCGGTTGCAGTCATTACGCTTTACCAGCGCGGCGGGCCGCTCAGCCGACAGTCGATGTCGCTCCTTAGCGATCTTGCGCAGATTTTCGATTCCGTCTCTCTTAGGGACACGCAGCTGGGTTTTCTACCCCACCATCGTGGTGGACTGGCACAACTTCGGCCACACCATCTTGGAGCAGAACCACCGGcccaccgcggcggtgcagctgtaCAAACTGTTTGAgatgcacgtgtgcgccggCCACGTCAATGTGACTGTAAGTCAGGCGATGCGCCGCGCTCTGGAGTGTGCGTACCCATGGCTGAGGCGCCAGTCCGCCATCGCGGCGgatgcaccgctgcagcaccacggtAGCACTTCGGTAGCTGCCTCTGCGAGCTCGCAGGCTGAGGGAGCGCTGTCAACGGCAGTGGTGTCTCCCACTGCAGTGATAGTGCTGTACGATGTGGCACCATCCTTTTTCCGACctgtgcagcacagccggtGTGTGCGGGATGTCTTggcgcgcctgctgcggcggcaccgcgccgccgACCCGTTACCCTCTCACGCCTCCGCTTCCACTCCCGCGAAAGGCTctggcaacagcggcgcGTACACCCTCGTGAGCAAGGCGGATCTAGAAACAATGGGGTGGGGCATCTCGGGGCCACCAGCGTGGGTGTACGCAGACGCTGCGGCAGAGTCGGTagccgcctccgccctcAGCACCCTGGCAGCCGCACCTGCAACgatggcgacgccgtcgcggcgAGGCATCATGGTGGTCGGGTCGACCAGCTGGACAGAGGATGACAATTACTCGGTGCTCATCCAAGCCCTCCAGCGGCTGGACCACCGCCTTCGACACGAAGTCAGCTATGGAAGtggcaacggcagcagcagcggaccTGTTGATCTCTGGGTGCTGATTACTGGGAAAGGAACTGCCCGCCAGCGCTTCGAGGATGCCGTGCGCGCTGCCAAGCTGTCGTCGCACGTGGTGGTGAGCACGTACTACGCACAGTCGTACCAGGAGTACAGCCTCCTGCTCGGTGCCGCCGACGTCGGCCTCTGTCTGCACTTTTCCTCCAGTGGGCTGGACCTACCTATGAAGGGCGCGGACATGATCGGGGTAGGGCTTCCAGTCATTGCCATGCAGTACCCCGCCATTGGCGAGCTCATTGGTGCTGTGACGCGGGTGCTGACGACTCAGGTGGTGTGTCTGCGCAACGGTGCGGTGAATCCTCAGGAGGCCTCACAGGTCAGCAGTGGCTACGCGAAGGCCGTGCAGCCATCTCTGCAAGAGTGTGAGCGAGGCTGGTCGTTCCGCAACGACACCGATCTTGCGTTCTTGCTCTCCAGCTTTGTAGGCCTGCCACCCACCAGCGAGAGTGTCCGCGATGGCGGCAGTAGCCCGTCACGTTTGTCAccgacgccgctgtcggTGATGAAGCAGCGAGCCTACGAAGCACGACTGCATGCGCACACTTGGGAGGAGAACTGGAGGCAAGTTCTTTTGCCAGTGCTTAAGCAAGTGGTATAG
- the CYP16 gene encoding putative cyclosporin 16, whose translation MHISLQDAHDVFSAETPASARTTSLVTAQAIHDVCVHLDSLGALIATIDAAGVVRVWRKLPRGLLFITELNKVFPPACSVGATAGHERRTCHYWAHAYTALQVLVFVCVEEEAEFDLDASAAVAQTPLRTVRVHMRQVNSITLTVEERDSFIFQVPVQRVVSAAVSAGGTALHRNDGVQRRAHDSRGAQDGACWTPCTSLAYTRRPAFLTHQYAPHIAFFVTLPPSSATPGARSGGSGVVMCPCFTSAMSRGGRSNHTAGTVRSYAPTRLSVANAIVACAQQELGLERTGTSACVLIDSGGVVDYCTIEAATAPNTLSSTASGGLTLSVMAGLAVVPPTSREARVWRQWIRFDRRQRTGFFSLVQDAQQALKVCKVDKRQATADKITGAIAAADVQVLPATVQLTSDGRHVLMWSFRLLRVAATPAAVVSSQPASRIPSTERRYNMTVESCLHLLDFTTGMCIGRHTEPVGVFTTSEDLAFRATEWADYVQLRSRALALHLHTEPSATAKNQFYVMVPELPVEQLLGVRAVSHEAAEVATTEVAGRMVHVYEVTLEAAASSPSAAQSSATVRRLSHAPGEWEAIVRRGAGHPPHGSHHNPTDVGKDSCWSGLVTSQTAWNVLHLLSPNEYGLTVKEGSHTRDEACSRAKATARAHSGLSICRAPLVLLRRAVTTSQDLKNLIAASPIGAALGADARKDLFVAPRAPDTTGGAAPGEVLLLASSVNMSSAALLVYSRERPWGSAAVGRILSEAAPLQTEEQLSEEGERLQEQRRHETWAHALRELHRGRDDVCGTLLLAAVAPQAFSTAAAPEAAGETTATSPSIIADVAGSSTNNGEAQQEKTTEAAAITSARIATTRRATPVTDEEAAVRKLLKDLIPPLSTFSPPVALVHVRGYGSIRVHLLPSIAPLATDNFVRLARRHYYDRLTFHRVIPAAIVQGGCPRGDGTGGESAFADGAPFSDEGLALFPFFSHTANPLCCWLCMANTGPHTNGSQFFFTVPGGEAMPWLNGHHTVFGYAIEGLDVVRAISVAARDKEDKPLSPIMMERVDVLST comes from the coding sequence ATGCACATTTCACTGCAGGATGCACATGACGTCTTTTCTGCAGAGACGCCAGCGTCCGCGCGCACAACATCTCTCGTCACGGCGCAGGCGATCCATGATGTGTGCGTCCACCTAGACTCACTCGGTGCCCTGATTGCCACCATCGATGCAGCAGGGGTGGTGCGGGTTTGGCGCAAGCTGCCGCGCGGCCTCCTCTTCATTACCGAACTGAACAAAGTGTTTCCGCCAGCGTGCAGCGTCGGGGCTACCGCTGGACACGAGCGCCGCACGTGTCATTACTGGGCACATGCCTACACGGCGTTGCAGGTGCtagtgtttgtgtgcgtggaggAAGAAGCGGAGTTCGACCTCGACGCATCCGCGGCTGTGGCCCAGACACCGCTGCGGACAGTGCGGGTGCATATGCGTCAGGTCAACTCAATCACGCTCACCGTGGAGGAACGCGATTCTTTTATCTTCCAGGTCCCAGTCCAGCGAGTCGTCTCTGCGGCCGTCAGCGCGGGGggcacggcgctgcaccgAAACGACGGCGTCCAGCGACGCGCACACGACAGTCGCGGTGCCCAGGACGGTGCATGTTGGACCCCTtgcacctctctcgcctACACTCGGCGGCCAGCCTTCCTCACGCACCAGTACGCACCTCACATCGCCTTCTTCGTAACGCTGCCACCGTCGTCAGCGACGCCTGGCGCGAGGAGCGGTGGTAGCGGTGTCGTCATGTGCCCCTGCTTCACTTCCGCCATGTCAAGAGGTGGTCGCTCTAATCATACGGCAGGTACTGTTCGCAGCTACGCACCGACCCGGCTCAGCGTAGCAAACGCGATCGTGGCTTGCGCGCAGCAGGAGTTGGGGCTCGAGCGAACGGGCACCTCTGCCTGCGTCCTGATCGATTCGGGTGGTGTTGTGGATTACTGCACCATCgaggcagcgacagcgcctaACACGCTCAGCTCCACTGCGTCGGGAGGACTAACGCTGAGCGTGATGGCAGGTcttgcggtggtgccgcccACTTCACGCGAGGCACGTGTGTGGCGCCAGTGGATACGCTTTgaccgccgccagcgcaccGGCTTCTTCAGCCTCGTACAGGATGCGCAGCAAGCTCTCAAGGTGTGCAAAGTGGACAAGAGGCAAGCAACTGCAGACAAGATTACGggcgccatcgccgcggcAGATGTGCAGGTACTGCCGGCAACCGTGCAGCTCACATCCGACGGCCGACACGTGTTGATGTGGAGTTTCCGACTTTTGCGagtcgcagcgacgccagcagcagtggtgtcGTCGCAGCCCGCCTCACGCATCCCTTCCACGGAGCGGCGCTATAATATGACCGTCGAGTCATGCTTGCATCTGCTAGACTTCACCACTGGCATGTGCATCGGCAGACACACGGAGCCCGTCGGCGTATTCACCACCAGCGAAGACCTTGCGTTTCGGGCAACGGAGTGGGCGGACTACGTTCAGCTCCGCTCCCGCGCCCTGGCACTGCATCTGCACACGGAGCCGTCCGCAACCGCCAAGAACCAGTTCTACGTAATGGTGCCTGAGTTACCGGTAGAGCAGTTGCTTGGCGTTCGCGCTGTGTCGCacgaagcagcagaggtggcgacGACGGAAGTTGCTGGACGCATGGTGCATGTGTACGAGGTGACCCTTGAGGCagccgcgtcgtcgccgagCGCCGCTCAGTCCTCTGCTACAGTGAGGCGGCTTTCACACGCACCGGGTGAATGGGAAGCGATCGTCAGGCGAGGTGCAGGGCACCCACCGCACGGATCACATCATAACCCCACTGATGTCGGGAAAGACTCGTGCTGGAGTGGCCTAGTGACCTCGCAGACTGCATGGAATGTGCTGCACCTTCTGTCCCCCAATGAGTACGGCCTGACTGTCAAGGAAGGCAGCCACACTCGCGACGAGGCCTGTAGTCGCGCGAAGGCGACGGCTAGGGCGCACTCAGGTCTGTCGATCTGTCGCGCTCCACTGGTGCTTCTTCGCCGCGCCGTGACCACGTCGCAGGACTTAAAGAACTTAATTGCCGCCTCCCCTATCGGGGCTGCGTTAGGGGCAGACGCGCGCAAGGACCTCTTTGTAGCCCCCAGGGCTCCCGACACCACCGGCGGGGCAGCACCAGGGGAAGTGTTGCTGCTCGCTTCTAGCGTGAACATGTCCTCAGCGGCTCTGCTGGTGTACTCCAGAGAGCGGCCCTGGGGCAGTGCCGCCGTGGGGCGAATACTGTCCGAAGCCGCACCGTTGCAGACCGAGGAGCAACTCAGTGAAGAGGGTGAACGTCTtcaggagcagcggcgccatgAAACATGGGCCCATGCGCTGCGTGAGCTGCACCGTGGACGCGACGACGTGTGCGGAACACTCTTGCTGGCCGCTGTGGCCCCGCAGGCcttcagcaccgcagcggcgcctgaGGCTGCAGGTGAAACAACCGCCACAAGCCCGAGCATAATTGCAGATGTggctggcagcagcaccaacaatGGTGAGGCGCAACAGGAGAAGACTACCGAAGCAGCTGCAATTACTTCGGCGAGGATCGCTACCACGAGAAGGGCCACACCCGTAACGGACGAAGAAGCTGCGGTGCGCAAGCTTCTAAAGGATCTAATCCCGCCACTCAGTACATTTTCACCGCCCGTGGCGctcgtgcacgtgcgtggcTACGGCTCTATCCGAGTGCACCTACTCCCCAGCATTGCGCCTCTGGCGACGGACAACTTTGTGCGCCTGGCACGGCGCCACTACTACGACCGACTCACCTTCCACCGGGTCATCCCAGCCGCGATTGTGCAAGGCGGATGCCCGCGTGGCGACGGGACGGGTGGTGAGAGTGCCTTCGCTGACGGAGCTCCGTTCAGCGACGAAGGGCTAGcgctctttcctttcttctcacACACGGCAAACCCGCTATGCTGCTGGTTGTGCATGGCAAACACGGGACCTCACACGAACGGGTCGCAGTTCTTCTTTACCGTGCCCGGCGGTGAGGCGATGCCGTGGTTGAACGGGCACCACACCGTCTTCGGGTACGCCATCGAGGGACTTGACGTGGTGCGCGCCATAAGCGTGGCCGCGCGCGACAAGGAGGACAAGCCGCTCTCTCCCATCATGATGGAGCGGGTGGATGTGCTGTCTACCTAG
- a CDS encoding putative mannosyltransferase-II, with amino-acid sequence MALLQRSVVASVSRLLASVLAPYAGFSFNLLDYLSTCTDTALVLCIVVARLLLLCLMWFSRTVAPILFRAPGGSFVFDTSEELYDDARFSMVRNWDGAHLFFIAHHGYLCENQVVFFPGLPVLIRSLEHVTRQLAPVLHRIAPVAFYVCLVNVTASCLAGVLLRRLTILTFLGPEAVQCTCRWRSAKRPSSTPESEKSSNYAKMQLSEAAEATIQSTTEATLCYRLMCGMTGTVLDAPDIHAPLPVTVAEAKEAALRRRRIVGGAVLVWVITPAMVFTVVVYTESLFALVTMFGLYLLAWHEPLPWAVQLRIASYLSSLTTPDPAATTTSKAPAQARLAPPPPLAQQWALATNTIGGGATARSHIPGIPSLLRNATPGASGEITMVWKQSFLSSTEVAAVLLFTLAGSFRSNAFTFAGFLFFPLAVQLALPAVYEAQASAVLAGPSARMAMSAAAKHGGAGKDRPCRVARCPTLRPPLQRIPHPLRIFIVALECICVTLPYFAMNYFGYQRFVLQVWNATDKAHIGHAFWNLYPMLQKKHWGVSLFSAYTSANFPNVVLALPVALLTVLCICVYYLAPAWLNLRAATTPSAGAWRTTQQRMWIAAMALVRSSNVVHLVALLALALTVMHVQVTNRFVMACPALYWLLGTQLAARPTSLVSELILLWCILWGMLGGILFPNHLPWT; translated from the coding sequence ATGGCCCTCCTTCAACGCAGCGTTGTCGCATCGGTGAGCCGCTTGCTGGCCTCCGTACTTGCGCCCTACGCCGGCTTTTCCTTCAACCTTTTGGACTACTTGAGCACCTGCACCGACACGGCGCTCGTCCTCTGCATCGTGGTGGCGcgactcctcctcctctgcctcatGTGGTTCAGCCGCACTGTCGCTCCGATCCTCTTTCGCGCTCCAGGTGGCTCATTCGTCTTCGACACAAGCGAGGAGCTCTACGACGACGCGCGCTTCTCGATGGTGCGCAACTGGGATGGCGCGCACCTGTTCTTCATTGCCCACCACGGATACCTATGTGAGAATCAAgttgttttttttcctggCTTGCCGGTGCTGATACGCAGCCTTGAGCACGTCACGCGGCAACTCGCCCCTGTTCTGCACAGAATTGCGCCAGTCGCCTTCTATGTGTGCCTGGTGAATGTCACTGCCTCCTGCCTTgccggcgtgctgctgcgacgtcTCACCATTCTAACGTTTTTGGGGCCCGAAGCGGTGCAATGCACCTGCCGATGGCGCTCAGCCAAGCGGCCTTCGTCGACTCCTGAGTCAGAGAAGTCGAGCAACTACGCGAAGATGCAACTCAGtgaggcagcggaggcgacgATTCAAAGCACGACAGAGGCAACCCTCTGCTACCGCCTTATGTGCGGAATGACCGGCACGGTCCTAGACGCGCCTGACATCCACGCCCCGCTCCCTGTAACTGTAGCGGAAGCGAAGGAAGccgctctgcgccgtcgccgcaTCGTTGGTGGGGCAGTGCTGGTGTGGGTCATCACACCCGCCATGGTATTCACTGTTGTAGTGTACACAGAAAGCCTGTTTGCGCTAGTCACGATGTTTGGCCTGTACCTTCTCGCTTGGCATGAGCCGCTGCCATGggctgtgcagctgcgcatcgcgtCGTATCTGTCAAGTCTCACAACCCCTGACCCCGCTGCAACAACAACATCAAAAGCACCGGCACAAGCACGActtgccccccctccccctctcgctcagCAGTGGGCCTTGGCGACAAACaccatcggcggcggtgccaccgcACGCAGCCACATTCCTGGGATCCCCTCGCTCCTACGAAACGCCACCCCTGGAGCGTCCGGGGAGATCACGATGGTGTGGAAGCAGAGCTTCCTCAGCAGCACAGAAgtagcggcggtgctgctatTCACGCTGGCCGGCTCCTTTCGCTCCAATGCGTTCACCTTCGCtggttttcttttctttcccctcgctgtgcagctggcgctgccggcggtgtACGAGGCGCAGGCCTCGGCAGTGCTGGCTGGACCGTCCGCGCGTATGGCCATGTCTGCGGCTGCAAAGCATGGTGGCGCAGGGAAGGATCGTCCATGTCGTGTGGCGCGCTGCCCCACTCTCCGCCCGCCCCTGCAACGCATACCGCATCCGCTTCGTATTTTTATTGTAGCGCTGGAGTGCATCTGCGTGACGCTGCCGTACTTTGCCATGAACTACTTTGGCTATCAGCGCTTCGTGCTGCAGGTGTGGAACGCCACCGACAAGGCACACATTGGCCACGCCTTCTGGAACCTGTACCCGATGCTGCAGAAGAAGCACTGGGGCGTCagcctcttctccgcctaCACTTCCGCCAATTTCCCCAACGTTGTGCTGGCACTcccggtggcgctgctgaccGTACTGTGCATCTGTGTCTATTACTTAGCACCAGCGTGGCTAAACCTCAGAGCCGCGACGACGCCCTCAGCCGGAGCATGGCGtacgacgcagcagcgtaTGTGGATTGCCGCCATGGCACTAGTGCGCTCCTCGAACGTGGTACACCTTGTCGCGCTATTAGCACTGGCCCTGACCGTTATGCACGTGCAAGTCACAAACCGCTTTGTCATGGCATGCCCGGCGCTGTACTGGCTGCTAGGCACGCAGCTTGCAGCGAGGCCGACGAGCCTCGTTAGCGAGCTCATCCTGCTGTGGTGCATCTTGTGGGGCATGCTCGGCGGTATTCTTTTTCCTAATCACCTTCCCTGGACCTGA